Below is a window of Salvia splendens isolate huo1 unplaced genomic scaffold, SspV2 ctg97, whole genome shotgun sequence DNA.
TTCTTGGAAGCAATCTCAATATATTTACTGTTTTCCGTTTTATCTTTTCATTTTCGTTTATATAGATTCTTATATTTTGTTTAgttgcatttttttttcaaaaattcagtTCATGACAATGTGGCTTCGCCCACCTCCATAATGTCAAAATTAGATTATATTTCATGATTAATCATCTCACATTCACTCATGACTAATTTAATCTTTTACAAATTTTACCACGATTTATCTCACTCAAAGTACCACCTTTGTGAAACGTGATTATAGATGAAGTTACTTGCTTccaattaaattaatcataCATATATTTGGGAATACTTAATGATGATATCACCGTGACACATAATTCTGCAATTAGATATCCTATAATTCGAGTTATCTGCATTAGATATATTAGCTTCTTTGCCGCAACAATTGATTTAAAATTGAAGGTTCTATTTTTAGGAGAAATCAATGGTTCTTTTACACTCACATCTTTGTCTTagccatattttaaatttcaaaaagttCTAAAACTGCGTGCTCAAGTTACATTTGGTTAATTAATTTACTGAACAAAAGGTAAAAGTTGAATATTACTATCAAATACTCGGATTCGGTTTTGTCAGAACCAAAAGAGATATTCTCTAAAAACATGTCCTAGAATAAGTAATCTTGAAAATTGCTGTCTCTGATTTGCATAATTATTAACTAAAAcggtagtaataaataatttaaacatAAGGAAAAAAAACAGGTTGGCAAATATTGCTGCATAAGTTGCCCCTAATTTAATGCAATAATGTCGTCTTaactgaattttaaaaaatgtaacttTTTGCCAGACTTGCATctgaattattaaaataaattctactataGCATAGTTGTTCACATAATCTAAACATGAAAACAGCTGTAAAAAATACTATCAATCTTGGATTCGATTAATCCAACTGTAAAAGGTCTGAATCTCAAAATAATCCCCAAAGAGAGCAAAGTATCGAATCTAATTCCATTTCCTTTCCTCTACATCAATATATTTTGAGGGGCCTCAACCCCACCATGTGGACTTTTTTCCATGTACAAAAATGCTACTTATATATTAAATCTGTCGAATATTTACGTCAGAAACAATAAAACTAAACCAACATATCCCAGAAATATTTGTAAGCATAGATATTCTTGATGAATTGAATTTGATCATATATTTAACCTTGATTCTTGAGACTGTGGAGTTATTCTCTCTCTATTTGCAAACCACTGGACCGTTTTTCTCACGATAGGTAACCAAAGCCTTCTCGTTCTTTCGTCCTTGACATTAATTTCTTCAACCCGCGAATCTTTATTCCCTAAATCTTGGAATCTCGGATGAACTACGATTTCGGACATGGATCTCTTGTCGTTGGGATTGATCGAGCTCGACTCAAACCCTAATTTCGCCCTATTAGCACCCGATGACGTGGCGGGaaaattcatttctttattGATTTCTCTCACCTTTCCCTCCAACGCTCTCTTCTTCCCCATCTCCTCCTTTATGCTCATGATCACCGTCTCCTCCGCCGTTTTCCTCTCCTCCACTGATGAGAATCTCGTCGCCTCCTCCTCCGCGACGTCGTTCATCAGTATCTCCGAGTTGAGGAACATGATGTCGGAGGAGCTAACATTGCTCCACCGGTTCTTGAGCACGGCTTCCGATACCACGATCTTGTGATTGAACCGGTGCAGCGCAGCCGGCGACGGCGGTGATTCGCAGTCCATGCTCTCCGGTATCGgagcctcctcctcctccttcttcCGGAAGCTTCCGCCAATGCAGAATCTCGAGGATCCATGGCGGCTCTCCTCTCTCTCCACGTAGAGCTCTAGGCTGGATTCCTGCCGCTCTAgctccggcggcggcggcggattgGATAAGAATCGGAGGCTGGTGGAGAGGGGGAGGTGGGAGAGGTCGTCGGCGGTGACCTTGCTGCGGCAGAGGGGGCAGGTGGAGTGTTTGTCAAGCCACTTGTCGATGCAGTCGATGTGGAAGGCGTGCTTGCATTTggggaggaggcggaggatgtcGACGTCTTCGAATCGAGCGAGGCAGACGGCGCATTCGAGGCCGTCGCGTGAGCCTCGGAGGGAGGAGAAGCGGAAGAAGGGGAGGGACTCGACGACGGTCTTGTCGACGCCGGAGACGAGGGAGCGGGAGCGAGGGAGGCCATCGTGGATGTGGCGGGTGTTGTTGGCGGTGAAGGAGGCGGCGCGGTGGCAGAACTTGGCGtagaggaggaggatgaaggTGAGGGAGAACATGACGGCGAGCATGCCGATGACGACGGCGAGGCTGGGCTGGAAGTTGTTGACGGAGGCCGGGGTGGTGGGGTCGGAGGGGTTTTGGGCGGTGGTGAGGATCAAAgtggggaggaggaggaagaggatgatTTTCATGGCTTGATGGAGAAATGGGCAAATTTAGGCCATGAGGGTTTGATGCCAAAGGAAATACTTATCTTCTTTGGAGAAGAATCCAAATTACTTATGTGTGGGTGGTTTGACAATGGTATTCTATGTCATACActaatcttttttttatatggTTGCTCTAAATAATATGTAAATCTTGTGTACTTAATACACGTATTTATACATATGTATACAGTTGGTTCCTCGTCTTTTTGACAGGCGGATATACATCCATTTTGGATAGATATAAAACACAATAGTGTAgttcttaattaattttaaatagttGGTTAATAGTTATGTGATTCATGAAATGCCTGGGACAGGTCTCTCGCTAGGCTTGGGTATGAGTTGACTTAATAATTAAGTTAGACTTATTATACTAGAATGTCTATATTGACATATGATATTATAACAACGCAATAAAGAGCGGTAATTATATTGGTcgttataaatatataatatactacttctaaaatactccattcgttccattagaaatgaaacatttatttttcgGCACGAtattttatgtagtattgttttgtgaattaataagaagagaataaagtaagagagatgaaaaagtagagatggtgttgtttttattttaggaaacatttcatttttaatgggacaacccaaaaagaaaaacgttttatttttaataagacAGAAGGAGTGTATTTTTTTGTTCAAAGTTCTTCGTCCAAACAAATACAATTGGGATTTTGTTAGACTCCGCACAACGTTACCTCAAATTTGATATACAGTAATAATTTAACTCTAGAGATTTATATAAAAGTTTAGTGTTTTGACATTTAAGGATTGTCCATAGTTATTGAAAGTGACATTTGACACTGAACATTCGAAAAGCTAGAAAACTACTTCATCCGTCCAATCAGAAATGAAATACCACTAGTATTTGTTTTTCggcacgaaattttatgtagtgttattttatgagttaatgaggagagaaaaaaagtaagaaagatgaaaaagtagagatggtgttgtttctattttaggaaacgtttcatttttaataggacaatccaaaaagaaaaatattttatttttaatggaacaGAGGGAGCACAACATTagaacaacacatcaacttcatTATCCATATTGGAGTATGATATTATCCAGTTGAGTATAC
It encodes the following:
- the LOC121791924 gene encoding E3 ubiquitin-protein ligase ATL42-like; translation: MKIILFLLLPTLILTTAQNPSDPTTPASVNNFQPSLAVVIGMLAVMFSLTFILLLYAKFCHRAASFTANNTRHIHDGLPRSRSLVSGVDKTVVESLPFFRFSSLRGSRDGLECAVCLARFEDVDILRLLPKCKHAFHIDCIDKWLDKHSTCPLCRSKVTADDLSHLPLSTSLRFLSNPPPPPELERQESSLELYVEREESRHGSSRFCIGGSFRKKEEEEAPIPESMDCESPPSPAALHRFNHKIVVSEAVLKNRWSNVSSSDIMFLNSEILMNDVAEEEATRFSSVEERKTAEETVIMSIKEEMGKKRALEGKVREINKEMNFPATSSGANRAKLGFESSSINPNDKRSMSEIVVHPRFQDLGNKDSRVEEINVKDERTRRLWLPIVRKTVQWFANRERITPQSQESRLNI